One Oryza sativa Japonica Group chromosome 8, ASM3414082v1 DNA window includes the following coding sequences:
- the LOC4345349 gene encoding uncharacterized protein encodes MSSSKGLSSSVPPQGGSGASKRHADIHHEVTNLPGSKGFTPSRNNNQQPYNGQGAHSLTYGFKTFATKARACPNWSYKP; translated from the exons ATGTCCAGTTCTAAGG GACTTAGTAGCTCTGTGCCTCCCCAAGGTGGCTCTGGAGCATCCAAAAGGCACGCGGACATTCATCATGAAGTGACAAACCTTCCAG GATCGAAAGGTTTTACACCTTCTCGGAACAACAACCAGCAGCCCTACAATGGTCAAGGTGCTCACAGCCTCACGTACGGGTTCAAAACATTTGCCACAAAA GCAAGGGCATGTCCAAATTGGTCGTATAAGCCATGA